In Monodelphis domestica isolate mMonDom1 chromosome 3, mMonDom1.pri, whole genome shotgun sequence, the following proteins share a genomic window:
- the ARK2N gene encoding protein C18orf25 homolog isoform X3: MGIALPMSYDVITSLCHFSCSTLDLVSQSLDLLHDLDLGKTRNFEMKMEEAVGKVEELIESTAPPKTSEKQETVQTEDGPIELESHSQKEGVGDSAVLSSMPCLLMELRRDSSESQLASTESDKPTTGRVYESDSSNHCMLSPSSSGHLADSDTLSSAEENEPSQAEATVEGDPSGVSGSTVGRKSRRSRSESETSTMAAKKNRQSSDKQNGRVAKVKGHRSQKHKERIRLLRQKRELAARKKYNLLQDSSTSDSDLTCDSSTSSSDDDEEVSGSSKTVTAEIPAGFSRAGGSGGATREIPGLLDRGTVWDRNCIGNVLEEAMNCFAEMQRQTEEKFRMWIEKLTRLDTEEESKQQLEPRDPKMQLVGQRIPPTTQSGASIQIPENHVLPQQPFSSYVSCQNIDTTLEFPTTFNNNFPTNFSENGNIAEHDLNQSQT, encoded by the exons ATGGGGATAGCACTACCAATGTCATATGATGTGATTACAAGTCTTT GTCACTTTTCCTGTTCAACCCTTGATCTAGTTTCCCAGTCCCTAGACCTGCTCCATGATCTAGATCTAGGAAAGACTCGGAATTTTGAAATGAAGATGGAGGAGGCCGTAGGAAAAGTCGAAGAACTTATTGAATCTACAGCCCCACCAAAGACATCTGAAAAACAAGAAACAGTCCAGACAGAAGATGGACCTATAGAACTAGAGTCACATTCTCAGAAAGAAGGTGTGGGTGATTCTGCAGTTCTTTCATCAATGCCTTGCTTGCTGATGGAATTGAGACGGGACTCTTCCGAGTCTCAACTGGCATCTACAGAAAGTGATAAACCAACAACTGGTCGAGTTTATGAGAGTGACTCTTCTAATCATTGCATGCTTTCACCTTCCTCCAGTGGACACCTGGCTGATTCAGATACGTTGTCTTCTGCAGAAGAGAATGAACCCTCCCAGGCAGAAGCTACTGTAGAAGGAGATCCTTCTGGAGTGTCTGGATCAACTGTTGGTCGCAAGTCTAGACGGTCCCGATCTGAAAGTGAAACCTCAACAATGGCTGCCAAGAAAAACAGGCAGTCCAGTGATAAGCAAAATGGCCGAGTTGCCAAGGTTAAAGGTCACCGGAGccaaaaacacaaagaaagaatCCGGCTACTGAGGCAGAAGCGGGAGCTTGCCGCTCGCAAGAAGTATAACCTGCTGCAGGACAGCAGTACCAGTGATAGTGACCTGACCTGTGACTCAAGCACGAGTTCATCAGATGATGATGAAGAGGTTTCAGGGAGCAGCAAGACAGTCACTGCAGAGATACCAG CTGGCTTCAGTCGTGCTGGGGGATCTGGAGGAGCGACCAGGGAAATTCCAGGATTGCTTGACAGGGGCACCGTGTGGGATAGGAACTGCATAGGCAATGTCCTGGAAGAGGCCATGAACTGCTTTGCCGAGAtgcagaggcagacagaggagaAGTTTCGCATGTGGATAGAAAAGCTAACTCGCCTGGACACTGAGGAAGAAAGCAAGCAGCAACTGGAACCCAGGGATCCTAAAATGCAACTAGTTGGCCAAAGAATTCCCCCTACCACTCAATCAGGTGCATCTATACAGATCCCTGAGAACCACGTTCTTCCACAGCAGCCCTTCAGTTCTTATGTGAGCTGTCAAAATATTGATACTACATTAGAGTTTCCAACGacttttaataacaattttccaacTAACTTTtcagaaaatggaaatattgCAGAGCACGATTTGAATCAGTCACAGACATAA
- the ARK2N gene encoding protein C18orf25 homolog isoform X6, with translation MGIALPMSYDVITSLCHFSCSTLDLVSQSLDLLHDLDLGKTRNFEMKMEEAVGKVEELIESTAPPKTSEKQETVQTEDGPIELESHSQKEGVGDSAVLSSMPCLLMELRRDSSESQLASTESDKPTTGRVYESDSSNHCMLSPSSSGHLADSDTLSSAEENEPSQAEATVEGDPSGVSGSTVGRKSRRSRSESETSTMAAKKNRQSSDKQNGRVAKVKGHRSQKHKERIRLLRQKRELAARKKYNLLQDSSTSDSDLTCDSSTSSSDDDEEVSGSSKTVTAEIPGIFFSPHIDTVYIFFLSQMDLQL, from the exons ATGGGGATAGCACTACCAATGTCATATGATGTGATTACAAGTCTTT GTCACTTTTCCTGTTCAACCCTTGATCTAGTTTCCCAGTCCCTAGACCTGCTCCATGATCTAGATCTAGGAAAGACTCGGAATTTTGAAATGAAGATGGAGGAGGCCGTAGGAAAAGTCGAAGAACTTATTGAATCTACAGCCCCACCAAAGACATCTGAAAAACAAGAAACAGTCCAGACAGAAGATGGACCTATAGAACTAGAGTCACATTCTCAGAAAGAAGGTGTGGGTGATTCTGCAGTTCTTTCATCAATGCCTTGCTTGCTGATGGAATTGAGACGGGACTCTTCCGAGTCTCAACTGGCATCTACAGAAAGTGATAAACCAACAACTGGTCGAGTTTATGAGAGTGACTCTTCTAATCATTGCATGCTTTCACCTTCCTCCAGTGGACACCTGGCTGATTCAGATACGTTGTCTTCTGCAGAAGAGAATGAACCCTCCCAGGCAGAAGCTACTGTAGAAGGAGATCCTTCTGGAGTGTCTGGATCAACTGTTGGTCGCAAGTCTAGACGGTCCCGATCTGAAAGTGAAACCTCAACAATGGCTGCCAAGAAAAACAGGCAGTCCAGTGATAAGCAAAATGGCCGAGTTGCCAAGGTTAAAGGTCACCGGAGccaaaaacacaaagaaagaatCCGGCTACTGAGGCAGAAGCGGGAGCTTGCCGCTCGCAAGAAGTATAACCTGCTGCAGGACAGCAGTACCAGTGATAGTGACCTGACCTGTGACTCAAGCACGAGTTCATCAGATGATGATGAAGAGGTTTCAGGGAGCAGCAAGACAGTCACTGCAGAGATACCAG